A genomic stretch from Chryseobacterium sp. SNU WT5 includes:
- a CDS encoding FixH family protein produces the protein MFKKFTWAHGVVIALGSFICFILFMVLVFPNGQQGSDLVSDSYYEDELIYQEVIDGKNNADQLAEKPVFTQGATGIKIDFPASVVVDANKVHFDLFRTDDANLDVKKDLTLDGTHSFTIPRQVISKGSYTLKVKWKQNKKPYQIDYDVLWN, from the coding sequence ATGTTTAAAAAATTCACATGGGCACACGGTGTCGTTATAGCCCTGGGATCATTTATATGTTTCATTTTATTTATGGTATTGGTTTTTCCTAATGGCCAACAAGGTTCAGATTTAGTTTCAGATAGCTATTATGAAGATGAATTGATTTATCAAGAAGTTATAGACGGAAAAAACAATGCAGACCAACTTGCAGAAAAACCCGTATTTACTCAAGGAGCAACTGGAATAAAAATTGACTTTCCAGCAAGCGTGGTGGTAGATGCCAACAAGGTACATTTCGACTTATTCCGTACTGATGATGCCAATTTAGATGTAAAAAAAGATCTAACACTAGACGGAACTCATTCTTTTACCATTCCAAGACAGGTTATTTCTAAAGGATCATACACCTTAAAAGTCAAATGGAAACAAAATAAAAAACCGTATCAGATCGATTACGATGTTCTATGGAATTAG
- a CDS encoding sulfite exporter TauE/SafE family protein: MELALVISALGLGFASGFHCIGMCGPIALSMGLTKKQATNFYLQNLTYQFGRIVTYSFLGAILGIVGQGFQMVGFQQYLTIGVGILLILMAIFSFGGRDFASKIPFLTGFLLKVKLNLSKLLQKADYRSRFATGILNGFLPCGMVYMALTASLAAGGIWQSAVFMSLFGLGTLPFMFLVVLLGNLMTTALRIKILKFVPIMMIILGGLFILRGLEIGIPYLSPKKEALIIHHNGSQEHLEGNHESCH, encoded by the coding sequence ATGGAATTAGCACTGGTTATTTCTGCACTTGGATTAGGGTTTGCTTCTGGCTTCCACTGCATCGGTATGTGTGGGCCCATCGCCTTGTCAATGGGGTTAACCAAGAAACAGGCGACCAATTTCTATTTACAAAACCTAACTTATCAATTTGGAAGAATTGTAACTTATTCCTTTTTAGGTGCTATTTTAGGTATTGTCGGCCAAGGTTTTCAAATGGTAGGATTTCAGCAATATTTAACCATTGGAGTTGGAATTCTTTTAATTCTGATGGCAATATTCTCTTTCGGTGGAAGGGATTTCGCATCTAAGATTCCATTCCTTACTGGTTTCCTTTTAAAGGTAAAATTAAACCTATCTAAACTTTTACAGAAAGCAGACTACCGATCAAGATTTGCAACTGGAATACTTAACGGATTTTTACCTTGTGGCATGGTCTATATGGCGTTGACTGCAAGTTTAGCTGCAGGAGGAATTTGGCAAAGCGCTGTATTCATGAGTCTTTTTGGTTTAGGAACGTTACCATTTATGTTTCTTGTCGTATTATTAGGAAATCTAATGACCACAGCACTACGCATAAAAATTCTGAAATTCGTCCCCATTATGATGATCATTCTAGGTGGTCTTTTTATTTTAAGAGGTCTAGAAATTGGAATTCCTTACTTATCTCCTAAAAAAGAAGCCTTAATTATTCACCACAACGGATCGCAAGAGCATCTGGAAGGAAATCACGAAAGTTGTCATTAA
- the serS gene encoding serine--tRNA ligase, whose amino-acid sequence MLQVNFLRENRERVLEGLQKRNFKQLELIDEAIAVDDQRKRSQFELDQNLTEMNKISKEIGLLMRDGKKDEAESAKAKTSEFKEKSQNLQQNLKDAEARLLEILYLIPNIPYEKVKAGSTAEDNEIIYQSHDVKGLGEGAIPHWELAKKYNLIDFELGVKIAGAGFPVYLGKGARLQRALVQYFLDTNVEAGYMEVNPPQVVNEASGYGTGQLPDKEGQMYFINEDNLYLIPTAEVPVTNIYRDVIVDEKELPIKNTAFSQCYRREAGSYGAHVRGLNRLHQFEKVEIVRIEKPENSYAALEGMVEHVKSILMDLQLPFRILRLCGGDTGFAAAMTYDFEVWSAAQEMWLEVSSVSNFETFQANRLKCRYKSEGKTQLVHTLNGSAMALPRIMAALLENNQTAEGIKLPAKIAEYARFDLIN is encoded by the coding sequence ATGTTACAAGTTAATTTTTTGCGCGAGAATAGAGAACGCGTATTGGAGGGTTTACAAAAAAGAAATTTCAAACAGTTGGAGTTGATTGATGAAGCAATTGCTGTTGATGATCAAAGAAAAAGGTCCCAGTTTGAACTCGACCAGAATTTAACAGAAATGAATAAGATTTCGAAAGAAATCGGTCTCTTGATGAGAGATGGGAAAAAAGATGAAGCTGAATCTGCAAAAGCGAAAACTTCAGAATTCAAAGAGAAATCCCAAAATCTACAACAAAATCTAAAGGATGCTGAAGCTCGACTTTTGGAGATCCTTTATTTAATTCCCAATATTCCTTACGAAAAAGTAAAAGCTGGAAGTACTGCAGAGGATAATGAAATTATTTATCAGTCTCATGATGTAAAAGGCTTAGGTGAAGGCGCGATTCCACATTGGGAATTGGCGAAAAAATATAATCTTATCGATTTTGAATTGGGCGTGAAAATAGCTGGCGCAGGTTTCCCTGTGTATTTGGGGAAAGGTGCAAGACTTCAAAGGGCGTTGGTCCAATATTTTTTAGATACCAATGTAGAAGCTGGTTATATGGAAGTAAATCCACCGCAGGTTGTAAATGAAGCTTCCGGATATGGGACAGGGCAGTTGCCAGATAAAGAGGGGCAGATGTATTTTATTAATGAAGATAACTTGTACTTGATTCCAACAGCAGAGGTACCTGTAACAAATATCTATCGGGACGTTATCGTTGATGAAAAAGAATTACCTATAAAGAATACCGCTTTTTCTCAGTGTTATAGAAGGGAAGCTGGTAGTTACGGAGCTCATGTAAGAGGATTAAACCGTTTGCATCAATTTGAAAAGGTTGAGATCGTTCGTATCGAAAAGCCTGAGAATTCTTACGCAGCCTTAGAAGGAATGGTAGAACATGTCAAATCTATTTTAATGGATCTACAGTTGCCATTTAGAATTTTGAGATTGTGTGGAGGTGATACAGGCTTTGCAGCTGCTATGACCTATGATTTTGAAGTTTGGAGTGCGGCGCAGGAAATGTGGTTAGAAGTTTCTTCTGTTTCCAATTTTGAAACATTTCAGGCAAATCGCTTGAAATGCAGATATAAAAGTGAAGGAAAAACACAATTGGTTCATACGTTAAATGGTTCAGCTATGGCGTTACCGAGAATTATGGCTGCTTTATTAGAAAATAATCAAACTGCAGAAGGTATCAAGTTGCCTGCTAAAATTGCAGAGTACGCGAGATTTGACCTTATTAACTAA
- a CDS encoding oligosaccharide flippase family protein, translated as MKSLRNFIIDFIKNKGQHVFLSLLIAKICAFAGSLFIIRILPENQFGTISIVASLFAMFLPFSGFGSQQSLLRFGSISNTISEKRNLSRYLFKQGLVHQILLSIIFMVISLFYVDRYEEIFLIFIFFTVRLIGFYFFNHLQSESRVFGDNKRYSFLTNVVNVIGLFLLVLLSYLFGLKGYLIAIALTPFISLFFFRSNHLSSTVGKISFSKLEIRKYGLHAAGTALLSDTLFSVDVLMLSFMMSEAAVANYKVAILIPTNITFLALTFMQSDFPVLAKNYQNKSFLRNYISNYYKIFIPITLLVFIFGFVFKSELLNIFFGKRYSENIIVFIILLAGFCTNMLFRNLYGNLLSAVGKMKINTIISMLTLAILFFSAFLLINKFGVVGMAISLSLSMILGGFLLSFSFYLYWKDLK; from the coding sequence ATGAAAAGTCTTCGCAATTTTATTATTGATTTTATCAAAAACAAAGGACAACACGTCTTTCTTTCATTGCTGATTGCCAAAATTTGTGCTTTTGCCGGCTCATTATTTATCATTAGAATTCTGCCCGAAAATCAATTTGGGACTATTTCAATTGTAGCTTCACTTTTTGCAATGTTTTTACCATTTAGTGGATTTGGAAGTCAACAGAGTTTATTGCGATTTGGGTCCATAAGTAATACTATTTCTGAAAAACGAAATTTATCAAGGTATCTTTTCAAACAAGGACTGGTGCACCAGATTTTATTAAGTATTATATTCATGGTCATCAGTTTGTTTTATGTTGATCGATATGAAGAAATATTTTTAATTTTTATTTTTTTTACGGTTCGTTTGATAGGTTTCTATTTCTTTAATCATTTACAGTCAGAATCTAGAGTTTTCGGTGATAATAAAAGATATTCATTTTTGACAAATGTTGTGAATGTTATTGGCCTTTTTCTATTAGTACTTCTCTCATACTTATTTGGTTTGAAAGGGTATTTGATAGCGATTGCGCTTACCCCATTTATATCTTTGTTTTTCTTTAGAAGTAATCACCTGTCGTCCACTGTCGGAAAAATCTCCTTCAGCAAATTAGAAATTAGAAAATACGGACTGCATGCAGCCGGGACTGCTTTATTATCAGATACGCTTTTTTCAGTAGATGTTTTGATGCTGAGTTTCATGATGAGTGAAGCAGCAGTTGCAAATTATAAAGTCGCCATATTAATACCTACAAATATTACATTTCTAGCATTAACATTTATGCAAAGTGATTTTCCAGTTTTAGCAAAAAACTATCAGAACAAAAGTTTTTTAAGAAATTATATTTCTAATTATTATAAAATTTTTATACCAATAACTTTACTTGTTTTTATCTTTGGATTTGTATTTAAATCAGAATTGCTTAATATATTCTTTGGGAAACGATATTCTGAGAATATAATTGTTTTCATTATTTTGTTAGCAGGATTTTGTACGAATATGCTCTTTCGAAACCTATATGGGAACCTGCTTTCCGCTGTTGGGAAGATGAAGATTAATACGATTATATCAATGTTGACTTTAGCTATTTTGTTCTTTTCTGCATTTTTATTGATCAATAAATTTGGAGTTGTAGGAATGGCCATCAGTTTAAGTCTAAGTATGATTCTTGGTGGCTTTCTACTTTCTTTTTCTTTTTATCTTTATTGGAAAGATTTAAAATAA
- a CDS encoding glycosyltransferase family 4 protein, whose translation MRYKILFISSWFPNKLEPTSGNFVQRHAEAVSLLHDVEVLHAIGDSSQQINYLFDDQVINGVRTLIIYYKNTKIPFLNFLRRMKAYQRGFKHLEKPDLIHANVLQNSMLFAVYLKKIFKIPFLVTEHWSGFLGINRQKLSNNERLIAKLIANNASFVLPVSKYLRDDLMKMNWKTNFRVVGNVVDIKLFQVKSSIPENFIFLHISNLVPVKNPDKIILAAVKLRQINQNFELHIGGDGNIEKLNHLIDENNASSFIKTFSMLTLNEVATKMRNSTCFILFSDYENLPCVLLETLSSGTPAIAARVGGIPEIVNKDRGVLIDNSEEELYQAMKKVLLNQVIFKKPELLHEFVEKHFSIEVIARKFDEIYREILQ comes from the coding sequence ATGCGTTACAAAATTCTTTTTATTTCATCCTGGTTTCCTAATAAATTGGAACCCACCAGCGGAAATTTTGTTCAACGTCATGCAGAAGCAGTCTCACTTTTACACGATGTAGAAGTCCTGCACGCCATCGGCGATTCATCTCAGCAAATCAATTATCTTTTTGATGATCAGGTTATCAATGGCGTAAGAACTTTAATTATTTATTATAAAAATACTAAGATTCCCTTTTTGAATTTTTTGCGTAGAATGAAAGCTTATCAAAGAGGTTTTAAGCATTTAGAAAAACCGGATTTGATTCATGCAAATGTTTTACAAAATTCGATGCTTTTTGCAGTTTATTTAAAGAAGATATTTAAAATCCCATTTTTAGTTACTGAACATTGGTCAGGTTTTTTAGGAATCAATCGTCAGAAACTTTCAAATAATGAGCGGTTAATTGCTAAATTAATTGCTAATAACGCTTCATTTGTTTTGCCTGTAAGTAAATATCTTCGCGATGATTTAATGAAGATGAATTGGAAAACGAATTTTCGAGTGGTTGGAAATGTAGTCGATATAAAGTTATTTCAAGTGAAATCAAGCATTCCAGAAAATTTTATTTTTCTGCATATTTCTAATTTAGTTCCAGTAAAAAATCCGGATAAAATCATTCTCGCGGCCGTAAAATTAAGGCAGATCAATCAAAATTTTGAACTACATATTGGTGGCGATGGGAACATAGAAAAGTTAAATCATTTAATTGATGAAAATAATGCAAGCTCCTTTATTAAAACTTTTTCCATGCTAACTTTAAATGAAGTTGCAACTAAAATGAGAAACAGCACTTGTTTTATTTTATTCAGCGATTATGAGAACCTTCCGTGCGTCCTGCTGGAAACTTTATCGTCTGGAACTCCGGCAATAGCTGCCAGAGTAGGCGGTATTCCTGAAATCGTAAATAAAGATAGGGGTGTTTTAATCGATAATTCTGAGGAAGAATTGTATCAGGCAATGAAGAAAGTCTTATTAAATCAGGTGATTTTTAAAAAGCCCGAGTTGTTACATGAATTTGTAGAAAAGCATTTTTCGATTGAGGTAATTGCCAGGAAATTTGATGAGATTTACAGAGAGATCCTCCAATAA
- a CDS encoding (Fe-S)-binding protein, with translation MEFTIKTMAEYAAEGKVPEVLFFVGCMGSFDDRAKKVTKALCKILHKVGVEFAVLGQEESCNGDPAKRAGNEFIFQMMAHTNIEIMNGYGVKKIVTACPHCFNIIKNEYPGLGGNYEVMHHTQFLRKLMEEGRLKIEGGTFKGKKITFHDPCYLGRGNGEYEAPRQLLQKLDSELVEMKRCKSSGLCCGAGGAQMFKEPEKGDKDINIERTEEALAEKPNIIATGCPFCSTMITDGVKHFNKNDEVAVKDIAELLAEADDL, from the coding sequence ATGGAATTCACGATAAAAACAATGGCAGAATATGCTGCCGAAGGAAAAGTACCCGAAGTTTTATTTTTCGTAGGCTGTATGGGTAGTTTTGATGATCGGGCAAAAAAAGTTACGAAAGCGCTTTGTAAAATTTTACATAAAGTTGGAGTGGAATTTGCGGTGCTTGGTCAGGAAGAATCCTGTAATGGCGATCCTGCAAAACGTGCAGGAAACGAATTCATCTTTCAAATGATGGCGCATACGAATATCGAAATTATGAACGGTTACGGCGTAAAGAAAATTGTTACTGCCTGTCCACATTGTTTCAATATCATTAAAAATGAATATCCGGGATTAGGTGGAAATTATGAAGTAATGCATCATACGCAATTCCTTCGCAAATTAATGGAAGAGGGCCGTCTTAAAATAGAAGGCGGAACCTTTAAAGGAAAGAAAATTACTTTTCATGATCCGTGTTATTTAGGAAGAGGAAACGGAGAATACGAAGCACCCCGTCAGCTTTTGCAGAAATTAGACTCTGAATTGGTAGAGATGAAACGCTGTAAATCCAGTGGATTATGTTGCGGAGCAGGAGGAGCACAAATGTTTAAAGAGCCTGAAAAGGGCGATAAAGACATCAACATCGAAAGGACAGAAGAAGCATTAGCAGAAAAACCCAATATTATTGCAACCGGTTGCCCGTTTTGCAGTACAATGATTACCGATGGTGTAAAACATTTTAATAAAAATGACGAAGTAGCAGTAAAAGATATTGCCGAGCTTTTAGCAGAAGCAGACGATTTGTAA
- a CDS encoding 4Fe-4S dicluster domain-containing protein, with amino-acid sequence MEYIDNIIFFIAMVVGFGIFFKSLKEIYRNIQLGKNIDRSDQKAKRWETMSRVALGQSKMVKRPVAGFLHILVYVGFVIINIELVEIIIDGIFGTHRFLAVILGDSFYNVFTAILEVLALLVIIAVVLFFIRRNFYGIKRFTMKELFGWPKHDANWILIIEFALMIAFFTMNSSDWVLQQRQILETHGSFPISSNLLGPVFQNFSDNALIFTERGAWWFHFIGILFFMNYLYYSKHLHILLAFPNTWYANLKPKGQFNNLDSVTAEIKLMMDPNADPYAAQPEADPNAVPEKFGASDIFDLNKVQLMNAYSCTECGRCTAVCPANITGKKLSPRKIMMDTRDRIEEVGKNINKNGKFVDDGKMLLDDHIQREELWACTTCNACVEACPILIDPLSIIVEMRRFLVMEQSAAPQELNQMMSNIENNAAPWQYNQADRLKWANEN; translated from the coding sequence ATGGAATATATTGACAATATTATTTTTTTCATTGCCATGGTCGTGGGATTCGGAATTTTCTTTAAAAGTTTAAAGGAAATCTACCGCAATATCCAGTTGGGCAAAAATATCGACCGTTCAGACCAAAAAGCAAAAAGATGGGAAACCATGTCTCGAGTAGCATTGGGACAAAGTAAGATGGTAAAAAGGCCTGTGGCAGGATTTTTACATATTTTGGTTTACGTTGGTTTTGTCATTATTAATATAGAATTGGTTGAAATCATTATTGATGGTATTTTTGGAACACACCGTTTTTTAGCGGTTATTTTGGGAGATTCCTTTTATAATGTTTTCACCGCTATTCTCGAAGTATTAGCACTTTTGGTAATTATCGCAGTAGTACTGTTCTTTATCAGAAGAAACTTCTATGGAATCAAACGATTCACGATGAAAGAGCTCTTTGGTTGGCCAAAACATGATGCGAACTGGATTCTTATTATTGAATTTGCTTTGATGATAGCATTTTTCACGATGAACTCTTCTGATTGGGTTTTACAGCAAAGGCAAATTTTAGAAACGCATGGTAGTTTTCCTATTTCATCTAATCTATTAGGACCTGTCTTTCAAAATTTTAGTGATAACGCATTGATATTTACAGAAAGGGGAGCTTGGTGGTTTCACTTTATTGGTATTCTATTTTTCATGAATTACCTTTATTACTCAAAACACCTTCATATTCTTTTAGCTTTTCCAAACACTTGGTATGCTAACCTAAAACCAAAAGGTCAGTTTAATAATTTAGATTCAGTTACCGCTGAAATTAAATTAATGATGGATCCAAATGCCGATCCTTACGCAGCACAGCCGGAGGCAGATCCCAATGCAGTTCCAGAAAAATTTGGAGCAAGTGATATTTTTGATTTAAATAAAGTTCAGTTAATGAACGCTTATTCTTGTACAGAGTGTGGACGATGTACAGCTGTTTGTCCTGCAAATATTACGGGTAAGAAATTATCTCCGAGAAAAATTATGATGGACACTCGTGACCGTATTGAAGAAGTTGGAAAGAACATTAATAAAAACGGAAAATTTGTAGATGACGGTAAAATGTTGTTAGACGATCATATCCAAAGGGAAGAACTTTGGGCTTGTACTACTTGTAATGCTTGTGTAGAAGCTTGTCCTATTTTGATTGATCCACTTTCTATCATTGTAGAAATGAGACGATTTCTAGTGATGGAGCAGTCAGCGGCACCACAGGAACTTAATCAGATGATGTCCAATATCGAAAACAACGCCGCTCCGTGGCAGTATAATCAAGCCGACCGACTGAAGTGGGCAAATGAGAATTAA